One part of the Deinococcus betulae genome encodes these proteins:
- a CDS encoding substrate-binding domain-containing protein, translating into MRARREQLGLRAGECARLTGITRQALHAIETGAYVPNTLTALQLARVLSCCVEDLFALAPAGVQARLVGQAPPPARVRLAQVGPELLAFPLSGQAGLGEAADGLAQSAAGGLAQVELLGDPQRAAQTLVVAGCDPALSLLGTHAARQEGHLLLRPLSSLAALRALAAGEAHAAGIHLYDARSGVSNLPFVERALPDRAVHVLTLWMWEQGLMVAPGNPCGVTGVEDLLRPGLRLQNREPDAGSRLLLDSWLDAAGIGPERRLDLAGYGHEVGTPLAAAERVAAGAADVAPGPRSAALALGLDFVPLQTERFDLVVPDEFLAHPGLHRLLAAVRQPAFRSDLCALGGYDPAHAGDLWQTVGPAPQPPKEIP; encoded by the coding sequence GTGCGCGCGCGGCGAGAACAGCTGGGGCTGCGGGCGGGCGAGTGTGCCCGCCTGACCGGCATCACGCGGCAGGCACTGCACGCCATTGAGACTGGCGCCTACGTGCCCAACACCCTCACCGCCCTGCAACTGGCGCGGGTGCTGTCGTGCTGTGTAGAGGACCTGTTCGCCCTGGCGCCCGCTGGGGTGCAGGCCCGGCTGGTAGGCCAGGCCCCGCCGCCCGCCCGCGTCCGGCTGGCCCAGGTCGGCCCTGAGCTGCTGGCTTTTCCCCTGAGTGGTCAGGCGGGTTTAGGCGAAGCTGCCGATGGCCTGGCCCAGTCTGCGGCAGGTGGCCTGGCCCAGGTGGAACTGCTGGGCGACCCGCAGCGGGCGGCCCAGACGCTGGTGGTGGCTGGCTGTGACCCAGCCCTGTCCCTGCTGGGCACCCACGCCGCCCGCCAGGAGGGCCACTTGCTGCTACGTCCGCTGTCCAGCCTGGCGGCCCTGCGCGCCCTGGCTGCTGGCGAGGCCCACGCGGCGGGCATTCACCTGTATGACGCCCGCAGCGGCGTGTCCAACCTGCCCTTCGTGGAGCGGGCCCTGCCCGACCGCGCGGTCCACGTGCTGACCCTCTGGATGTGGGAGCAAGGCCTGATGGTGGCGCCGGGCAATCCCTGTGGCGTTACCGGGGTAGAGGACCTGCTGCGGCCTGGCCTGCGGCTGCAAAACCGGGAGCCGGACGCCGGCAGCCGCCTGCTGCTGGACAGCTGGCTGGACGCGGCCGGAATTGGCCCTGAGCGCCGCCTGGACCTGGCCGGCTACGGTCACGAGGTCGGCACGCCCCTGGCCGCCGCCGAACGGGTGGCGGCAGGCGCCGCCGACGTGGCGCCTGGTCCCCGCTCGGCGGCCCTGGCGCTGGGGCTGGACTTCGTGCCCCTGCAAACCGAGCGCTTTGACCTGGTGGTGCCGGATGAATTTCTGGCCCACCCAGGCCTGCACCGTCTGCTCGCGGCCGTGCGTCAGCCGGCCTTCCGCAGCGACCTGTGCGCGCTGGGTGGCTACGACCCGGCCCACGCCGGCGACCTCTGGCAGACCGTTGGTCCCGCCCCCCAACCCCCCAAGGAGATCCCATGA
- the modA gene encoding molybdate ABC transporter substrate-binding protein, translated as MTRSTVLLALLLAGSAQAASLTVFAASSLTDAFTELGRAFDARTGHKTTFQFAGSQALRTQLDQGARADVYASANTAQFDPLVKAGVVNPGQFFVSNRLAIIVPRSNTAVTTMQDLARPGVKLVIADKAVPVGDYTRRMLSAVDGSRAYGTDFSARALRNVVSEEPNVRQVALKVQLGEADAAVVYQTDVTPALKPSVRVIPLPTRFNQSASYPIGTVKTSANAGAAQEFVSFVLSSDGQKILKKWGFLAPPAARP; from the coding sequence ATGACCCGCTCCACTGTTTTACTCGCCCTGCTGCTAGCCGGCTCGGCCCAGGCCGCCAGCCTCACTGTATTCGCCGCGTCTTCGCTGACCGACGCCTTCACCGAACTGGGCCGGGCCTTTGACGCCCGCACAGGCCACAAGACGACCTTTCAGTTCGCCGGGTCTCAGGCGCTGCGCACCCAGCTGGACCAGGGCGCACGGGCCGACGTGTACGCCAGCGCCAACACCGCGCAGTTTGACCCGCTGGTCAAGGCCGGGGTCGTGAACCCAGGCCAATTCTTTGTCAGCAACCGCCTGGCGATTATTGTGCCCAGGAGCAACACGGCCGTGACCACCATGCAGGACCTCGCCAGGCCCGGCGTGAAACTGGTGATTGCCGACAAGGCGGTGCCGGTGGGCGACTACACCCGCCGGATGCTGAGCGCCGTTGACGGGTCGCGCGCCTACGGAACCGACTTCTCGGCGCGCGCCCTGAGGAACGTGGTCAGCGAGGAACCCAACGTGCGCCAGGTGGCTCTCAAGGTGCAGCTGGGCGAGGCCGACGCCGCCGTGGTCTACCAGACCGACGTGACCCCAGCGCTGAAACCCAGCGTGCGCGTCATTCCGCTGCCCACCCGCTTTAACCAGAGTGCCAGTTACCCCATCGGCACGGTGAAAACGTCGGCTAATGCAGGTGCGGCGCAGGAGTTCGTGTCGTTTGTGCTCTCCAGCGATGGCCAGAAGATTCTGAAGAAGTGGGGCTTCCTGGCGCCCCCGGCGGCCAGACCCTGA
- a CDS encoding ABC transporter permease translates to MGLPGAPGGQTLSRKPARLPVLPAVLGAVLVAFLVLPVLALLMRGVRPDFLPTVQSPAVQDALRVSLLTTGCTLALVVGLVTPVAWALARFEFPGKAALETLLDLPIVLPPVVAGVGLLLVFGRQGLLGPPLELAGIRVAFSPAAVVLAQLFVSAPFYLRTAKAGFLAVEPEVEDAARTDGAGRWAVFRLITWPLAFPFLFEGLVLAWARAVGEFGATILFAGSLQGQTRTITLAIYGALESDLAPALVLSAVMVAVAFALLLLVRLGRGWAQGK, encoded by the coding sequence GTGGGGCTTCCTGGCGCCCCCGGCGGCCAGACCCTGAGCCGAAAGCCCGCCCGTCTTCCTGTCCTGCCCGCCGTGCTGGGGGCGGTGCTGGTGGCTTTTCTGGTACTGCCAGTGCTGGCGCTGCTCATGCGGGGCGTGCGGCCCGATTTTCTGCCCACGGTGCAGAGCCCCGCTGTGCAGGACGCCCTGCGCGTCAGCCTATTGACCACGGGCTGCACATTGGCGCTGGTCGTGGGCCTGGTGACGCCTGTGGCGTGGGCGCTGGCCCGCTTCGAGTTTCCGGGCAAGGCGGCGCTGGAAACGCTGCTGGACCTGCCTATCGTCCTGCCGCCTGTGGTGGCCGGGGTGGGGCTGCTGCTCGTCTTCGGGCGCCAGGGCCTGCTGGGGCCGCCGCTGGAACTGGCGGGAATCCGTGTGGCGTTTTCGCCGGCTGCGGTGGTGCTGGCCCAGCTGTTTGTCTCGGCGCCGTTTTATCTGCGCACGGCCAAGGCGGGTTTTCTGGCCGTCGAGCCAGAGGTAGAAGACGCCGCCCGCACCGACGGCGCCGGGCGCTGGGCGGTGTTCCGCCTGATTACCTGGCCGCTGGCTTTTCCCTTTCTGTTCGAGGGGCTGGTGCTGGCCTGGGCGCGCGCCGTGGGCGAGTTTGGCGCGACCATCCTGTTTGCCGGGTCGCTTCAGGGGCAGACCCGCACGATCACCCTGGCGATTTACGGCGCCCTGGAATCGGACCTGGCCCCGGCTCTGGTGCTGTCGGCTGTGATGGTGGCCGTGGCCTTCGCGCTGCTGCTGCTGGTACGGCTGGGCCGGGGGTGGGCGCAAGGAAAGTAG
- the hisA gene encoding 1-(5-phosphoribosyl)-5-[(5-phosphoribosylamino)methylideneamino]imidazole-4-carboxamide isomerase: MSLPPAPLIIPCVDIQSGRAVRLYEGDPERETVYFESPLEAARHWAGLGAGLVHLVDLDAATGRGENRAVIRQVAAELGVPVEVGGGIRSRDAAEELLALGVERVVIGTAAVKNPELVRDLIAAHGPERVVVSLDARGLEVATHGWAQGSGLEVAELTPVLAEAGLETLIFTDVTRDGTLRGLDRDLMRQVRQLWTNTLIVGGGVADVADVALLQEERIEGAIVGRAIYEGTLPYPVRLGVGTRQEDLGQLG; this comes from the coding sequence ATGAGCCTGCCGCCTGCCCCCCTCATCATTCCCTGCGTGGACATTCAGTCGGGCCGCGCCGTGCGCCTGTATGAGGGCGACCCCGAGCGCGAAACCGTGTATTTCGAGTCGCCGCTGGAGGCCGCGCGCCACTGGGCAGGCCTGGGGGCCGGGCTGGTGCATCTGGTGGACCTGGACGCCGCCACCGGGCGCGGTGAGAACCGCGCCGTCATCCGGCAGGTGGCCGCCGAGCTGGGCGTGCCGGTGGAGGTGGGCGGCGGCATTCGCAGCCGGGACGCCGCCGAGGAGCTGCTGGCGCTGGGCGTGGAGCGGGTGGTCATCGGCACCGCCGCCGTCAAGAATCCCGAGCTGGTCCGCGACCTGATTGCCGCCCACGGCCCGGAGCGGGTGGTGGTCAGCCTGGACGCACGCGGCCTGGAAGTCGCCACCCACGGCTGGGCGCAGGGCAGTGGCCTGGAGGTCGCCGAGCTGACCCCCGTGCTCGCCGAAGCGGGCCTGGAAACCCTGATTTTTACCGACGTGACCCGCGACGGCACCCTCAGAGGCCTGGACCGCGACCTGATGCGGCAGGTGAGGCAGCTCTGGACCAACACCCTGATTGTGGGCGGCGGCGTGGCGGACGTGGCCGACGTGGCCTTGCTGCAGGAGGAACGCATCGAAGGCGCCATTGTGGGCCGGGCTATCTATGAGGGGACCCTGCCCTATCCGGTGAGGCTGGGCGTGGGCACGAGGCAGGAGGATTTGGGACAACTGGGGTGA
- a CDS encoding glycosyltransferase family 4 protein, protein MRVGIVTATYLPSRNGVATSTALFARGLRERGHDVRIFAPRHPQMPPHEDGVYRLNSSFAGARALGAPADYPVMLAPGPLLTSRLPLRDLDVLHTMHPFLAGGLALKWGRLAGAPVVYTAHTQYDQYLHYAPMPKRVGRAVLRPHVGAFARRVSAVLAPGQAMVDMLREYGYAGEVELFPNPVDLASFQAADGAAFRAQFHIAPETPLVVSLGRLAPEKNLDVMLRAFDQARASRPELRLLVVGDGPSRAALEREAREGVTFTGPVPYARVPEALAAADAFLTASTSEVLPMSMIEALAAGAPLVAARSPAALDLIEEGVNGTVRDASPSALAGGLLDTLHPDRLLNLQAGARASAGRYDLTGRARALEQIYERVTAGQSKRR, encoded by the coding sequence GTGCGCGTTGGGATTGTCACGGCCACTTACCTGCCTTCCCGCAATGGGGTGGCGACCAGCACCGCCCTCTTTGCCCGGGGGCTGCGTGAACGTGGCCACGACGTGCGGATCTTTGCGCCGCGTCATCCCCAGATGCCCCCCCACGAGGACGGCGTTTACCGCCTGAATTCCTCGTTTGCCGGCGCGCGGGCGCTGGGCGCCCCGGCCGACTACCCGGTCATGCTGGCGCCGGGGCCGCTGCTCACGTCCCGGCTGCCGCTGCGCGATCTGGACGTGCTGCACACCATGCACCCCTTCCTGGCCGGGGGCCTGGCCCTCAAGTGGGGGCGCCTGGCGGGGGCGCCGGTGGTCTACACAGCGCACACCCAGTACGACCAGTACCTGCACTACGCGCCCATGCCCAAGCGGGTGGGCCGCGCGGTGCTGCGCCCGCATGTGGGCGCTTTTGCCCGCCGGGTCTCGGCGGTGCTGGCCCCCGGTCAGGCGATGGTGGACATGCTGCGCGAGTACGGTTACGCAGGCGAGGTCGAGCTGTTTCCGAATCCGGTGGACCTCGCCTCGTTTCAGGCTGCCGACGGCGCGGCGTTTCGCGCGCAGTTTCACATTGCCCCCGAGACCCCGCTGGTGGTGTCGCTGGGCCGCCTAGCCCCCGAGAAGAATCTGGACGTGATGCTGCGCGCCTTTGACCAGGCCCGCGCCAGTCGCCCGGAACTGCGTCTGCTGGTGGTGGGCGACGGCCCCAGCCGCGCCGCCCTGGAACGCGAGGCGCGCGAAGGCGTGACCTTTACCGGCCCCGTGCCCTACGCCCGCGTTCCCGAGGCCCTGGCCGCCGCCGACGCCTTCTTGACCGCCAGCACCAGCGAGGTCCTGCCCATGAGCATGATTGAAGCGCTGGCCGCCGGTGCGCCCCTGGTGGCTGCCCGCAGCCCGGCCGCCCTGGACCTGATCGAAGAAGGCGTGAACGGCACCGTTCGGGACGCCTCGCCCAGCGCGCTGGCGGGGGGCCTACTTGACACCCTGCACCCAGATCGCCTCCTGAATCTGCAGGCCGGTGCCCGGGCCAGCGCTGGCCGTTACGACCTGACCGGCCGCGCCAGGGCATTGGAACAGATTTACGAGCGGGTTACGGCCGGCCAGAGCAAGCGCCGATAA
- a CDS encoding alpha/beta hydrolase family protein produces MIQLSSARPGPDSLLHLQFPSDPQVSPDGQRVAFVLTRTEEEDPHKADPAFARPRYKGQVWLADENGTRALTHGPGRDGSPRWSPDGQTLALTRKAGEGGAQLYLLPLSGGEARQVTHLRGGVQDVAWSPDGTHIAFLSTADDEDKRDERGEARVITRPRYRFNGRDWLPERAARLFLLTVASGELHEWYAPEVEVSTCAWLPDSSGVLLVGAASHLHAAQWQQEVWHLPLGGEARQVTRWNSAIQAVVPHPDGARFVVVGRSEGQGNTEHAHLYLLPLDGNGDPQRLDPGHDSPVGNLVGGDCHVGALPERPVWLDERTLLFSSTVRGSCGLFTAAQDSAGQWQVAAHDHDPQAVIAAFTARGGGVALIRERADRFPEVELNGVTVTDLHARLPFSARTPQHVGFATELGEGEGWVLLPGGEDPAKVPALLSIHGGPHTDYGHAFTHEFQLLAARGYGVCYSNPRGSVGYGQAWVDAIHGRWGSVDADDLLSFFDRCLATFPVLDDTRTAVVGGSYGGYMTNWLTGHTTRFQAAITDRSICNLLSFGGTSDIGLRFWDDELGLNFHRRADALRLWDMSPLQWVEDVRTPTLIVHSVLDHRCPIEQAEQWYAALTLHGVPARFVRFPGEDHELSRSGRPDRRLTRLTEYLAWLEQWLTPEKVTAGPEAVSR; encoded by the coding sequence ATGATTCAGCTCAGCTCGGCCCGGCCTGGCCCAGACAGTTTGCTGCACCTTCAGTTTCCGTCGGACCCGCAGGTTAGCCCCGACGGTCAGCGGGTGGCCTTCGTCCTGACCCGCACCGAGGAAGAAGATCCCCACAAGGCCGACCCCGCCTTTGCCCGGCCGCGCTACAAGGGCCAAGTGTGGCTGGCAGACGAGAACGGAACCCGCGCCCTGACGCACGGTCCCGGCCGCGATGGGTCGCCGCGCTGGTCGCCGGACGGGCAGACCCTGGCCTTGACCCGCAAGGCCGGCGAGGGGGGCGCGCAGCTGTACCTGCTGCCCCTTTCGGGCGGCGAGGCCCGCCAGGTCACTCACCTGCGGGGCGGGGTGCAGGACGTGGCCTGGAGTCCTGACGGCACGCACATCGCCTTCCTGAGTACCGCTGACGACGAGGACAAGCGAGATGAGCGCGGCGAAGCGCGGGTCATTACCCGGCCGCGCTACCGCTTTAACGGCCGCGACTGGCTGCCTGAACGCGCCGCGCGCCTCTTTCTGCTGACCGTGGCCAGTGGCGAGCTGCACGAGTGGTACGCGCCTGAAGTCGAGGTCAGCACCTGCGCCTGGCTGCCAGACAGCAGCGGCGTGCTGCTGGTGGGCGCGGCCAGTCACCTGCATGCCGCGCAGTGGCAGCAGGAGGTCTGGCACCTGCCGCTGGGCGGCGAGGCGCGGCAGGTCACGCGCTGGAACTCGGCCATTCAGGCGGTGGTGCCGCACCCGGACGGCGCGCGCTTCGTGGTGGTTGGCCGCTCCGAAGGCCAGGGCAACACCGAACACGCGCACCTGTACCTGCTGCCTCTGGACGGCAATGGAGACCCGCAGCGCCTGGACCCCGGGCACGACTCGCCGGTGGGCAATCTGGTCGGCGGTGACTGCCATGTGGGCGCCCTGCCCGAGCGGCCGGTGTGGCTGGATGAGCGCACGCTGCTGTTTTCCTCGACGGTGCGCGGCAGTTGCGGCCTGTTCACGGCGGCGCAGGACAGCGCCGGGCAGTGGCAGGTGGCCGCCCACGACCATGACCCGCAGGCGGTGATTGCCGCCTTCACGGCGCGGGGCGGCGGCGTGGCTCTTATCCGGGAACGGGCCGACCGCTTTCCCGAGGTGGAGCTGAACGGCGTGACGGTCACTGACCTGCACGCCCGTCTCCCCTTCTCGGCCCGCACCCCGCAGCACGTGGGCTTTGCCACCGAGCTGGGGGAAGGCGAAGGCTGGGTGCTGCTGCCCGGCGGCGAAGACCCGGCAAAGGTGCCGGCCCTGCTCAGTATTCACGGCGGCCCTCACACGGATTACGGCCACGCCTTTACGCACGAATTTCAGCTGCTGGCGGCGCGTGGCTACGGGGTGTGCTACAGCAACCCGCGCGGCAGCGTGGGCTACGGGCAGGCCTGGGTAGACGCCATTCATGGCCGCTGGGGTAGCGTGGACGCCGACGACCTGCTGAGCTTCTTTGACCGCTGCCTGGCGACGTTTCCAGTGCTGGACGACACGCGCACGGCGGTCGTGGGCGGCAGCTACGGCGGCTATATGACCAACTGGCTGACCGGACACACCACCCGCTTTCAAGCGGCGATTACCGACCGCTCTATCTGCAACCTGCTGTCGTTTGGCGGCACCAGCGACATCGGCCTGCGCTTCTGGGACGATGAATTAGGCCTGAATTTTCACCGCCGCGCCGACGCCCTGCGGCTGTGGGACATGAGCCCGCTGCAGTGGGTCGAAGACGTGCGCACGCCCACCCTGATCGTGCATTCGGTGCTGGACCACCGCTGCCCCATCGAGCAGGCCGAACAGTGGTACGCCGCCCTGACGCTGCACGGCGTGCCGGCCCGCTTTGTGCGCTTTCCCGGCGAGGACCACGAGCTGTCGCGCTCGGGCCGCCCCGACCGCCGCCTGACGCGCCTGACCGAATACCTGGCCTGGCTGGAGCAGTGGCTGACCCCGGAGAAAGTTACGGCGGGGCCTGAAGCTGTGAGCCGGTAG
- a CDS encoding M20 family metallopeptidase, translating into MTGMTPDLGALQADLRRLAEIESPSGDVEGIERVMDVVEGWARDLGAQVTHLSGGTRTFELGVDGAAPPLLVLTHADTVWPRGTLEQMPLRVDGERLYGPGTYDMKAGIVGLIHALRALELQWPRGGVRVLLSPDEETGSESSRAYIEAAARTSRAALIVEPPVADTHALKTGRKGTGTFTLTLTGIASHAGNKPDEGASAIAAGAEAVLALHALARPEAGTTVSVGLIGGGSAVNVIPAHCTLHADLRVSTLAEAERVEAAVLAWRPKDPRVTVEVSGGLNRPPFEEGPATLALYEQARGVAQTLGFELGRAVVGGGSDGNFTAPLTPTLDGLGAPGDGAHAAHEHVRLDRWPSHVQLLTELLRTF; encoded by the coding sequence ATGACGGGCATGACCCCTGACTTGGGCGCCCTTCAGGCTGACCTGCGCCGCCTGGCCGAGATTGAATCGCCCTCTGGAGACGTTGAGGGTATTGAACGTGTGATGGACGTGGTCGAGGGGTGGGCCCGCGACCTGGGCGCTCAGGTGACGCACCTGAGCGGCGGCACCCGCACCTTCGAGCTGGGGGTGGACGGCGCCGCCCCGCCGCTGCTGGTGCTCACGCACGCCGATACCGTGTGGCCGCGCGGCACCCTGGAGCAGATGCCGCTGCGTGTGGACGGCGAGCGGCTTTACGGCCCCGGCACCTACGACATGAAGGCCGGCATCGTGGGCCTCATTCATGCCCTGAGGGCGCTGGAGCTTCAGTGGCCACGCGGCGGCGTACGGGTACTCCTCTCGCCCGACGAGGAAACTGGCAGTGAGAGCAGCCGCGCCTACATTGAGGCGGCGGCCCGGACCAGCCGCGCGGCGCTGATCGTGGAGCCGCCGGTGGCCGACACCCACGCCCTCAAGACTGGGCGCAAGGGTACTGGCACTTTCACCCTGACCCTGACCGGCATTGCCAGCCACGCAGGCAACAAGCCCGACGAAGGGGCTAGCGCCATCGCCGCCGGGGCAGAAGCCGTGCTGGCGCTGCACGCCCTGGCTCGCCCGGAGGCCGGCACGACGGTCAGTGTGGGCCTCATCGGTGGGGGCAGCGCCGTGAATGTCATTCCTGCTCACTGCACCCTGCACGCCGATTTGCGTGTGTCCACCCTGGCCGAGGCCGAGCGGGTGGAAGCCGCCGTCCTGGCCTGGCGCCCCAAGGACCCGCGCGTGACGGTTGAGGTGTCCGGTGGCCTGAACCGCCCGCCCTTTGAAGAAGGCCCGGCCACCCTGGCCCTGTACGAACAGGCGCGCGGCGTGGCCCAGACGCTGGGCTTCGAGTTGGGCCGGGCCGTGGTAGGAGGCGGGAGCGACGGCAATTTCACGGCGCCCCTGACTCCCACCCTGGACGGCCTGGGGGCACCTGGCGACGGTGCCCACGCTGCCCACGAGCATGTGCGCCTGGACCGCTGGCCCAGCCACGTTCAGCTGCTGACCGAGTTGCTCAGGACGTTTTAG